The Chitinophagales bacterium genomic sequence CTTAATAATCCTTTAATTATATATTCGTATAATTTATAATGTGGAGTCTTAACTTGTGATGTGTAAAGTCTCATTGCAAGTAACTCAGCACGATAACACAGGATGTTGTTAAGGCTGCGTGTGCATAAACGATTGAATTAAACTGATATGAAACAAGTAATTACTAAACTTACAACTAACCCCAACGCAAAAATGGTTAAGGCGATGCTATCCGTTATTTGCCTGTTCGTATTTTGCGCACAGGCAAATGCTCAGGTAGGTTTTCCTACGGCCAAACAATACCCATTTACGGCGAAACAAAAAACATGGACTTATTTGTCAGGGGGTACTTCTGTGAACATACAGAGTGATGACAAGACAATGTATAATATACCTATAGGATTTACTTTCAAGTATTGCGGAGCAAACTATACAACTGTAAGTGCATGCTCAAACGGCTGGCTGAAGTTAGGAAATACTTCAAGCACGTATTACTCAAACAGCCAGTATTACGCTAATTACCTGAAACCTGTACTGATGCCATTATTTGACGACCTACAGGGGTCAGGCAGTGTTACAACCTATAAAACACAGGGTGCGGCCGGCAGCCGAACATTTACTTTTGAGTGGAAGCATATCCACCCGCTGTCATATTCATATTCGTCCAACTATTTCTCAATTCAGGTGATATTATATGAAGCAACGGGTGGCATCGAGTTTATGTATAAGAGAGAGTCGGGTGGCACAAGTATCTCATCAGGTACTATCGGTATCATGGGCAGGTCGAGCAGCAGTGACTTTCAGACGTTACCCAACGGAGGCTCAAATCCCACGCCCAATAAGAGTTCTTTTAAAACCAGTGTTTATACTCTGCCGGCAACCGGTCAAAGTTATTTCTGGGGTATAGATTGCCCGGTGAAATTTCCTAAACAACCACAGAATGTTCCTACATGCGCAGGTGCAACAGCCATGTTTACAGCTACGCCTGACAGTGCAACTCAATATCAATGGCAATGGTACGGTACTAATGGCTGGACAGACCTGGGTAACGATGCGATATACAGCGGTGTAAATACATTGAACCTGTCTGTGAAAAATACCCAACTGTCATGGGATAAATACAGGTATCGCGTTGTGGCTACCAATGTAGAGAAAAACTGTTCTAAGGCAAGTGATGAAGGTTTACTCGAAATGATACCAAGTGCTAATTCCAGTATTATTATTGCTTCTGCCCCAGGTACAGATATATGCAATAATGAGGAGGTGACCTTTACATCAGCATTTACTAAAGGTGGATCAAGTCCGCAATACAGGTGGTTGCTGAATGGCCTTGAGATACCTGGTGCTACTAATGCGTCTTTGCAGATTGACTCTCTTGATCATGGTGATATTGTGCAGTGTCGTTTTATTAGTAGTCAGCAATGTGTATATGAGAGTATAAGTAATGGCATTAAGATAAATGTAGTTAGTAATCTGACAGCAGAAGTAGGTATTGCCACCAGCTACAATGGTGGCAATTCATATACCTTTATTGCACAGCCTAAAAATGGTGGAGACGATCCGGAATTCCATTGGTATGTAAATAATAAATTGCTGCCTGGTGAAACAGGACAATCATTCACAACGGACATACTAAAGCCATGGGATAAAGTGACCGTTGCAATGCTCAGTAGCAGGGATTGCGCCATGCCGAGACTGGCAACCAGCAGGCAGGCAACTACCTCTGTTACATCTGTTGGTAATAATATAGGCGTTACATTAGCGCCCAATCCTAATAAAGGTACGTTTACGGTCAAGGCAAACGGTGTTGGTAATAGCAAAGCTATTGTGTCTATAATGAATACCGTAGGTCAGGTAGTGTACAAAGCTGAAGTACAAGCTGCTCAAGGTACAATAACACACCAAATAGATATATCCGGAAAAGCAGCCGGAGTATACATCATGAATATAGATGTAGCCGGTAACCAGGTATTTAAAAAATTCACTTTTGCCGAGTAGTTAAAACTCAAGGTTCAAAATAAAGAAGCCGGGGATTTCTCCCCGGCTTCTTTATTTTGATTAAGTGTTTATATGAGTGTTCGGCGTATGGCCCCTTGCTATTTGCAAACAACAAACAAAACGGTATTAACCTGTGGTTACAGTTAGTGTATGACGCTAACAAAAAAATATAAAAAAAACTAACATCTTGATTGTCGCATTCGTCATATTGGGTACAAGCTCACCTTAAAAATCGACGATATGAAAAAGCTCAACCTACTATTATCAATTACGGTAATGATACTTGTGTTTAATTTTGGGTACGCACAATCAGTATCATTTACGCTTACACAGGCACCGTGTAATGCCAACGGGGTATTAACGGCAAACTTTACTGGTATGACACCTCCGCTTACAGTTGTTTGGGGGAATAGTAAAGTGGTGCATACCGGAGTTACGGGAACTTCGGATGCATTGACAGGTTATGCCGGACAATATCTTAACCTGTATGCCACCGATGCTAATAACAACAAAGTGTATGGCAGTTACAATGGTGCGCCACCCTTCAGCTATACTGTGTCTGCAACGGGAGGTGTTTGCCCTGTTTTGGGAACAGCTACTGCTACGGTAACAGGTGGCACATCTCCATACACGTACCAGTGGACAGATGCTAACAGTGTTGTGGTTAGTACATCTAACCCTGCTACGGGACTGCAGACAGGCTCTTATGATGTTATGATAACAGACGCAAACGGATGTGTTTTCGGCTCATTATATCAATGGGACAGCGGACAGGGAGCAAAAAATGCCTACATATATAATACTTCAAACATCAGCTATTCGATCAGCACAACTACGGCAAACTGTACTAATGGTACTGCAACTGTGAATTCTGTCAGCGGAGGAACATCTCCCTACAGTTATTTATGGTCGAACTCAGCTACCACTTCGGCAATAACAGGGTTAACAGCCGGGTACTATTATGTAACCGTTACAGACGCCGTAGGTTGCAGTACCCCAAAAGGCGCAAGTGTGCAGCAGTCCAGGCAAATAGGCACTAACATTACATCAAGCCCGGCGACCTGCCTGCAGAATAATGGCTCAGCCACCAGTTTTGGTTCGGGAGGTATTCCTCCATATACATATTTATGGAGCAATAGCGCAACTACGCAAACCATATCAGGATTGCCTGCCGGGTACTACTCAGTAAAAGTTACCGATGCCAATGGTTGTGTAGGTAACGGGGCAAGATATATCAGCGCAAGCACTCCTGTTAACGTGACATATACAACAACAGCGAGTTCATGTACTTCTCCTACAGGTACCGCTACTTTAAATATATCAGGAGGTACTACACCATATACCGTTCAGTGGTACACGTCTCCCGCACAATCAGGCACTACGCTTACCAATGCAGCTCCCGGCAGTTATTCGTTCAAAGTAACAGATGCCAACGGCTGTATCAGGAACGGCACTGTGCAGATTCCACCGGTTAGTAATGTATCTGTGGTGTTATCCACTACGAATACGACCTGTACGCAGCAGAATGGTAGTATAAATGCCGTAGTGACTGGTGGTTCTACGCCATATACCTACCTATGGAGCAACAGTGCTACCACATCATCTATCTCCGGTCTTGCCTCCAGTTATTATTCTGTCACTGTTACTGATAACCTGGGTTGTGCTGTAACAAAAGGTAGCCATGTCGGTGTGTCTTCGCCGGTGTCTGTAGGTTTGTCTACAACAAACGCCAGCTGCATTTTCAACAGCGATGGTGCTATAACAGCAACTCCTTCGGGCGGTACAACACCATATACTTACCAATGGTCAAACGTTTCAGGAACATCATCTACAGTAACGGGTCTGTCTAAGGGTTTTTATACTGTAAATGTTACAGATGCGGTTGGCTGTAAAGCAACCGGCCAATCTTATGTAAGTTATAACCCGAACAACAATAGCTGCTATTGTACCATAACCGGTACCGTGTATAATGATGCGAATAGTAACTGCGTAAAAGATGCAGGAGAGCAGGGTATTGAGAATATCAGGATACATTGTAGTGGCATAGGTTATGCATATACAAATGCTAACGGTGTTTATTCATTCATAGTGCCATCCGGATCATATACTTTGTCTGAAACGGTACATAGTTTCTATCCACTAGCTACCTGTCAGAACAATTCAATAACAGTTAACGCCACAGCGGGTACCAATTGTGTCCACATAGTTAATTTTGCCAATACTGTTAACACCATTCACGACATGTATGTTGGCACTGCCAACCTTAATTGTCCGGTGCCGGGATACCAATACAGGCAGAGATTGATCATTAAGAATATGGGAACCGTAACAGAATCTTCAGTTGTTGCCGGCTATAAGACTGATGGACAACTGCCGGCGCCTTTGTTCTCTCCTTCTAACCTGTTTACCGGTTCAGGAACTTACTACAGCGTGTCAGGCACGTCGCTCAATCCGGGTATATCACATGTACTGACTCTTTATTATAACACACCTACAAATATTCCATTGAATACATCGCTGGTATTTAAGGATACTGCAGCCTACACAGGTCCTATGTCCAACTGGTTGAATGATTATTCACCATGGAACAACGTTGACTATTTTACACCGTTAGTGGTTGGCTCTTTCGACCCCAACTTCAAAGAAGTAAAACCACAGGGTAAAGGTCCTGAAGGTATCATTAGCGTAAATGATTCTGTGCTGGAATACAAGATACATTTCCAGAACCTGGGTACCTATAAAGCGCAGAATATTTATATACTGGATACTCTTGACTCTGACCTTGACTGGGCGACACTTACACCAATTTATAAGTCGCATGATTGTGATGTGACCATGAGTGAGAACGGTGTGGTAAGGTTCCAGTTTGATAATATTGATCTGCCAACTAAGACCACAAATGAAGAGGCAAGTAACGGACTGGTAATATATACGATACATACAAAGAAGGGACTACCTAACGGAACTAAGTTTACCAATAATGCCGCTATATATTTTGATTTTAATGAGCCGGTGATAACCAATACAACATTGAACACTATTGGTGATGTGAGTGTAGAAACTATTAAAAGAGGTAATGCAGGTAACGTAAGTGTATTCCCTAATCCAACTCACGATATATTTACGATCAGGGTGAATGAGGGTAATTTCAGTACGGCCAGGGTGATGAACGCTATGGGACAAATATGTGGAGTGTACAACCTCTCAGAAACAGAAACGCAGGTTAACCTGTCTTCTTCAGCTCCGGGCATATATTTTATTGTGCTGCAGGGAATGAATGGTTATACGATCGAGAAAGTTGAGAAACTATAGTTTGTTAAGGATGATGTGTTTTAAAGCAAATGCCGCCAACATGGCGGCATTTGCTTTAAATAGTCAATGTTATGATACTCTCCAGACTTTCAGCATATTGGTGGGCAGGTGCTCTTTTACAGGAGTGCTGCCTGTCATAACAACAACATCGCCGGATTTGAGCAGGCCCTTGGAGCGTAGCAATTCGATCTGGTCGGTGAATATTTCATCCAGGCTTTCTTCGTTCTCGTAAAAGAATGCCTGTACACCCCAACTAAGGCTAAGTTGATTCACCAATGATTCGGTCTTAGTAAAAATATATAAGGGAGATCTTGGCCTGAAACTCGAAAGCATAAAGCCTGTATATCCTGATTGTGTCATGCCCACAAGCGCATTAGCCTTAACGTCTCTTGATATTTCGCATGCATTATAGCAAAGAGCATCACTCAGGAAAGAAGGGGAGTGAGGCTGAGGGGTGAGATTCTTATTATACACCATTTCCTCTTTTTCCACCTCTGATATAATGCTTACCATTGTTTCTACCACCTGTACGGGGTACTGTCCCATAGCTGTTTCTCCGCTCAGCATTACTGCATCGGCACCTTCAAGTACCGCGTTAGCCACATCAGTAATTTCACTACGATTAGGACGTGTACGGTCTATCATGCTTTCCATCATTTGCGTAGCAATGATCACAGGTTTGGCGCGGTGAATGCACATTCTGATTATGTTCTTCTGGATCATTGGTATTTTTTCCAGCGGTAATTCGACACCCAGGTCTCCGCGGGCTACCATTACAGCGTCGCTTGCGAGTATTATCTCGCGCAGGTGCTCAAGCGCTTCAGGCTTTTCTATTTTTGCAATGATCTTAGCATGGCTTTTGCGCTCTTTTATGACCTTCCTTAATGCATGAATGTCATCAGGCCTGCGAACAAACGAAAGAGCCACCCAGCCTATTTCCTGGGATATAATAAAATCCAGATCGTTCATGTCTTTTTCAGACATAGAGGGCAGAGATATCTGCGTGTCCGGCAGGTTCACTCCTTTCTTTGAAGACAAGATGCCGGGGGTTATCACTTTGGCTTTCACTCTTTTATCTTCTGTTATTTCGGTCACAAGTACTTCTATCTTACCATCATCCAGCATGATCGTTTCACCTATACGTACGTCTTTATAAAAATCGGGGTAGGATATGTAAATATTATCCAGGGTGCCTACCAGTTTTTCATTCGTAAAGTATAGTTCATCATTCGCCTTTAGTTCCAGCGAGTTATCTATTATCTCCCCAACGCGTAGTTTCGGGCCTTGCAGGTCTGCTAAAATCGCAATGTTAAATGGGAAATCATCGTTTATTCGCCTTATGTGTTTTATTACTTCTGCGTGTTGTTCATGAGTACCGTGCGAAAAATTGAGCCGGAACACATTTACCCCTGCCTCTGTTAATGCTAAAAGTTTTTCATATGTATTACAGCTGGGCCCAACTGTAGCAATGATCTTCGTCTTGTGTAACATCCCGTTCGTATCCACTATTTTTTCCAAAGTTCTGTTCGATTGTTTAGTATATCAATAACAGCAAGTTAAGTATATGCTATTGTTTTTTATGTTTTCTGAAGCTACTAAGTTACACATAATATTACTTCCATCACGACCGGATGTTTGTAAAGTGCTGTTTTTCAGTAAGTTAGATACGGTTTCTATATACATGCAAGTTTTTACCTGATACTTTCCTTAATGATGGTTTTTTGTCGTACTTTTGCGCGCAGTTTAAACATTCATATTCAGTTTTAATATGTCAGGACAGCTTAAGGAGGTTCGTAATCGTATAAAATCAGTTACTTCTACACAGCAGATCACGAAGGCTATGAAGATGGTAAGTGCGGCCAAATTGCGTCGCGCAACCGATGCGATAGTGCAGATGCGCCCATATGCTGAAAAATTGCAGGAGATGCTGAGCAATATCGTGAGCAACAGTACGGGTGATATTGACTTGTCGCTGGCAGAAGAACGTACTGCAGAACGTGTATTGCTGATTGTTATTACCAGTGACCGTGGTTTGTGTGGTGGTTACAACTCGAATGTGATAAAAACTGCCCGTAAGTCAATTGCAGATAAATACAGCGCACAACACGCTAAAGGGAATGTGGTGATCATGCCGATAGGTAAGAAAGCTTACGAGTACTTCCTGAAGAATAACTATCCACTAATCGATACTTACTGGACAACTTTCGCTGACCTGAGTTTTGATAATGTGCGCAAAGCTGCTGTCCATGCTCAGGAATCATACCTGAAGAAAGAGTTTGATAAAGTAGAGTTGGTATACAGTAAGTTTAAAAATGCCGCTACGCAGGAGTTTGTTGCCGAAGCGTATCTGCCAATTCCTAAAGTAGAGAATAAGGAGAGTGATGGAAAGAAGGGCAAGGCAGATTACATATTTGAACCGTCAGAAGAGACGCTGATACTGGAACTTATGCCTAAGATATTGAACACCCAGGTATACAAAGCTATTCTGGATGCCAATGCCTCAGAGCATGGAGCTCGTATGACCGCTATGGATAAGGCAAGTGAGAATGCTAACGAATTGCTGAAAAGCCTTAAGATATCTTACAACCGTGCCCGCCAGGCGGCAATTACTACCGAGCTTACAGAGATCGTTAGTGGTGCAGCTGCGCTTCAAGGATAAGGATTATCTAAATAAATATTTTGTAAACCGCTGTGTATATGGGTATATGCAGCGGTTTTCTTAATTTTAGACAAATTGTAAAAGATGCAAAAACTACTACTACCGGTAATTGCGATATGCTTTTCTGTATCGGCATACGGACAGGAAGTGAATGGTAAAGTGTATAAAGCCGAACTTGCCGGTACTACGGTATTTAGGGATGTAGATAATAAATACGGTACACAGGTGTTTGGGTTTGAGGCACCGGAACCAGATGGTGATGATGAGCAGGAAAGATTAGACGCTGTAAAGGAAGAGATAGCAAGGTTATACCCTCATAAAATGTCAAATGCAAGGCAAAAGACTACCTCTGCAAAGGATCCGGTTGTTGTAAAGTCATATGTAGCTAATACAACACCCGGTACCCCACCTGATAATGATTTTGCCGTTTCAAAAGCGGATAAAGCAGTGTCTGTTATCAATGTGAATGCTGCTATCATGGACGCTTCTACCGGAACCGTAAATGACCAGAAAAGCCTTGGATTCTTTTCCGGCTCAGCGGGGCTCGGACTGTCGGGCAGATATGACCCCAAAGTGCTTTATGATGCAAAAGAGGATCGTTTTATTTGTGTTATGTTGCACGACAGGGATGAAAATAATTATATAGTTGTTGGTTTCTCCCAGTCTAATGATCCGACCGGTGCATGGGCCTGGTATAAGTTTTATGGTGATTACGGTAGTGACTCTACATGGTTCGATTATCCGGGCGTTTCTGTTACCAATTCTGAGTTTTTCTTTACGGGCAATAAGATCAAATATGCTGCTCCATGGGAAACAGGTTTCAGGCAATCTGTTATATACCAGGTAAATAAAAGCGATGGCTATTCAGGAGCTTCTGCACTTACTTATAAAATATGGGATGGCATAAAGTATGACGGTAATTCCATACGCAACCTGTTTCCTGTCAGACCGGGATGGCTGCCTACAGGAGATGAACAATACTTCCTTTCTAACAGGAACTTTTCGACTCAAAATGATAGTATCTTTTTGGTGAAGGTTCCGGGGACTATTTCCCAGGGCGGAAGCGTTTCGGTTACATTGCTCAAATCACCGCTCTCTTATGGTGTTCCTCCTAACGGGCGTCAGGAGGATACGTCGGCTACATTAGCTACTAACGATGGCAGGATATTGGGTGCATATGTTATGAATAACGAGATACAGTTTGTGAGTACTTCAGTTGATCCGAATAATGGTGCTTCGGGCGTGTTTCATGCAAAGATCACAGATTATGCTACTTCTCCCAATATCTCATATGCACAGATATTTTCAATAGATACACTTGATTTCGGTTATCCAAATATATCCTACGTAGGAAATCCCTGGGGATTGAATCAATCGATCATTAGTTTTAATTATACCGGTCCTTCAACACCAGCTGGTATAGGTGCCTTAGTGTATGATGGATTGTCTTATTCGAACATGTTGAGGGCAAAGGAAGGCGAGAGTAGTATTTCGGGGCAGGTGCCGGGCAAGGTGCAGCGCTGGGGTGACTATACTGGAACACAAGTCGACTATAATAACCTGGGTTCTGTATGGATCGAAGGTATATATGGACGGTCAGATCATGAATATGGCAGCTGGATTGTGAAGCTGAATTCGCCTGCGCTGGGTGTTAAGGAAACAATTAAAAAGGCTACCGGACAGGTATATCCAAATCCTGTAAACACTTTTGTAACATACATGTTTACGCTGAGCAATGAGACAGAGGTTACTTTCGCTATATATAATATCAACGGACAACTGGTGGATAATCTGGTAACTAAAAAGTGCGAAGAAGGTAAAAATGTTATCCAGTTCAATACGGCATCATTGCCGGCAGGTAGTTACATACTTAGAGGCTCCGGTAGCAAAGGAGATGTGGTAATGACCCAACGTTTCGTAAAACAGTAGAAATACTGACAGGGTATAAATAATAGTGTTCATGACGCGGTTATTGTTCAATCTCAATCTTGCTTACCGTGCTATTAGTAGTAACAGGCTGCGCTCTGCTATCACAATAGCAATAATAGCTTTGGGTATCACAGCTCTTATAGGTATACTCACCGCTGTGGAAGTAATGAAAGAAGGTGTGTATACGAGCTTTAGCCAGATGGGGGCCAACTCGTTCCAGATAACAGGCGACATCATAAAACAGAAACACTCACGGGGTTTGCATATAAGTGTAAGAGAAGGAAAAAATATTACTTATCTCGAGGCTTCTGCGTTTAAAAAGCGATATGATTTTCCTTCAGATGTCAGCATGTCTATGTCGGGTACAAGTACTGCAACTGTCAAGTATGGCTCGCTGAAGACGAATCCCAATATCAATACTATGGGTATTGATGAGAACTACCTGAAAATATCAGATACAGAGCTGGAAGCAGGCAGAGATTTTTCACAGTCGGAACTGGAGTTTGGTAGTTCGGTGTGTATTCTGGGAAATGGGGTAGCAACAAAATTGTTTGGCACAAAGTATAAAGGTGCTGTTGGCAAGATCATCTCAATAGGCGATATGAAATATACTGTAGTGGGCATAGCCGGGTCTAAAGGTGGGAGTATGATCATGAATGCTGATAACCTGGTGTTTCTGCCGTTGGAGAATGCAAGGGCTGTGTATGGTACTGACAATGAGCGTTATGTATTAAATGTAATGGTGGCAGATGTTTCTCAGAAAGAGTTAGCAACCCAGGAAGCAGAAGGGTTGTTCAGGGTAATAAGAAAAATACCGGTAGGCACGGAAAATGATTTTACGATACAGCAAAACGACAGCCTGGCTACCATGCTCATAGAAAGCATCAGTACTATTAGTTGGGCAGCTTTGTTCATTGGTATCATTACTTTGCTTGGTTCTGTAATTGGTTTGATGAACATCATGTTGGTATCTGTTGCAGAACGCACAAGAGAGATAGGTGTTAATAAAGCACTGGGAGCGCGGTCTTCAACTATTCAGCAACAGTTTCTTACAGAGTCGATACTCATAAGCCTGATAGGTGGTGCCACGGGTATAGTACTCGGCATTCTCATCGGCAATATATTCAGTATGATATTTCATACTTCGTTTATCGTGCCCTGGGG encodes the following:
- a CDS encoding T9SS type A sorting domain-containing protein; the encoded protein is MKQVITKLTTNPNAKMVKAMLSVICLFVFCAQANAQVGFPTAKQYPFTAKQKTWTYLSGGTSVNIQSDDKTMYNIPIGFTFKYCGANYTTVSACSNGWLKLGNTSSTYYSNSQYYANYLKPVLMPLFDDLQGSGSVTTYKTQGAAGSRTFTFEWKHIHPLSYSYSSNYFSIQVILYEATGGIEFMYKRESGGTSISSGTIGIMGRSSSSDFQTLPNGGSNPTPNKSSFKTSVYTLPATGQSYFWGIDCPVKFPKQPQNVPTCAGATAMFTATPDSATQYQWQWYGTNGWTDLGNDAIYSGVNTLNLSVKNTQLSWDKYRYRVVATNVEKNCSKASDEGLLEMIPSANSSIIIASAPGTDICNNEEVTFTSAFTKGGSSPQYRWLLNGLEIPGATNASLQIDSLDHGDIVQCRFISSQQCVYESISNGIKINVVSNLTAEVGIATSYNGGNSYTFIAQPKNGGDDPEFHWYVNNKLLPGETGQSFTTDILKPWDKVTVAMLSSRDCAMPRLATSRQATTSVTSVGNNIGVTLAPNPNKGTFTVKANGVGNSKAIVSIMNTVGQVVYKAEVQAAQGTITHQIDISGKAAGVYIMNIDVAGNQVFKKFTFAE
- a CDS encoding T9SS type A sorting domain-containing protein, whose amino-acid sequence is MKKLNLLLSITVMILVFNFGYAQSVSFTLTQAPCNANGVLTANFTGMTPPLTVVWGNSKVVHTGVTGTSDALTGYAGQYLNLYATDANNNKVYGSYNGAPPFSYTVSATGGVCPVLGTATATVTGGTSPYTYQWTDANSVVVSTSNPATGLQTGSYDVMITDANGCVFGSLYQWDSGQGAKNAYIYNTSNISYSISTTTANCTNGTATVNSVSGGTSPYSYLWSNSATTSAITGLTAGYYYVTVTDAVGCSTPKGASVQQSRQIGTNITSSPATCLQNNGSATSFGSGGIPPYTYLWSNSATTQTISGLPAGYYSVKVTDANGCVGNGARYISASTPVNVTYTTTASSCTSPTGTATLNISGGTTPYTVQWYTSPAQSGTTLTNAAPGSYSFKVTDANGCIRNGTVQIPPVSNVSVVLSTTNTTCTQQNGSINAVVTGGSTPYTYLWSNSATTSSISGLASSYYSVTVTDNLGCAVTKGSHVGVSSPVSVGLSTTNASCIFNSDGAITATPSGGTTPYTYQWSNVSGTSSTVTGLSKGFYTVNVTDAVGCKATGQSYVSYNPNNNSCYCTITGTVYNDANSNCVKDAGEQGIENIRIHCSGIGYAYTNANGVYSFIVPSGSYTLSETVHSFYPLATCQNNSITVNATAGTNCVHIVNFANTVNTIHDMYVGTANLNCPVPGYQYRQRLIIKNMGTVTESSVVAGYKTDGQLPAPLFSPSNLFTGSGTYYSVSGTSLNPGISHVLTLYYNTPTNIPLNTSLVFKDTAAYTGPMSNWLNDYSPWNNVDYFTPLVVGSFDPNFKEVKPQGKGPEGIISVNDSVLEYKIHFQNLGTYKAQNIYILDTLDSDLDWATLTPIYKSHDCDVTMSENGVVRFQFDNIDLPTKTTNEEASNGLVIYTIHTKKGLPNGTKFTNNAAIYFDFNEPVITNTTLNTIGDVSVETIKRGNAGNVSVFPNPTHDIFTIRVNEGNFSTARVMNAMGQICGVYNLSETETQVNLSSSAPGIYFIVLQGMNGYTIEKVEKL
- the pyk gene encoding pyruvate kinase, producing the protein MLHKTKIIATVGPSCNTYEKLLALTEAGVNVFRLNFSHGTHEQHAEVIKHIRRINDDFPFNIAILADLQGPKLRVGEIIDNSLELKANDELYFTNEKLVGTLDNIYISYPDFYKDVRIGETIMLDDGKIEVLVTEITEDKRVKAKVITPGILSSKKGVNLPDTQISLPSMSEKDMNDLDFIISQEIGWVALSFVRRPDDIHALRKVIKERKSHAKIIAKIEKPEALEHLREIILASDAVMVARGDLGVELPLEKIPMIQKNIIRMCIHRAKPVIIATQMMESMIDRTRPNRSEITDVANAVLEGADAVMLSGETAMGQYPVQVVETMVSIISEVEKEEMVYNKNLTPQPHSPSFLSDALCYNACEISRDVKANALVGMTQSGYTGFMLSSFRPRSPLYIFTKTESLVNQLSLSWGVQAFFYENEESLDEIFTDQIELLRSKGLLKSGDVVVMTGSTPVKEHLPTNMLKVWRVS
- the atpG gene encoding ATP synthase F1 subunit gamma codes for the protein MSGQLKEVRNRIKSVTSTQQITKAMKMVSAAKLRRATDAIVQMRPYAEKLQEMLSNIVSNSTGDIDLSLAEERTAERVLLIVITSDRGLCGGYNSNVIKTARKSIADKYSAQHAKGNVVIMPIGKKAYEYFLKNNYPLIDTYWTTFADLSFDNVRKAAVHAQESYLKKEFDKVELVYSKFKNAATQEFVAEAYLPIPKVENKESDGKKGKADYIFEPSEETLILELMPKILNTQVYKAILDANASEHGARMTAMDKASENANELLKSLKISYNRARQAAITTELTEIVSGAAALQG
- a CDS encoding T9SS type A sorting domain-containing protein produces the protein MQKLLLPVIAICFSVSAYGQEVNGKVYKAELAGTTVFRDVDNKYGTQVFGFEAPEPDGDDEQERLDAVKEEIARLYPHKMSNARQKTTSAKDPVVVKSYVANTTPGTPPDNDFAVSKADKAVSVINVNAAIMDASTGTVNDQKSLGFFSGSAGLGLSGRYDPKVLYDAKEDRFICVMLHDRDENNYIVVGFSQSNDPTGAWAWYKFYGDYGSDSTWFDYPGVSVTNSEFFFTGNKIKYAAPWETGFRQSVIYQVNKSDGYSGASALTYKIWDGIKYDGNSIRNLFPVRPGWLPTGDEQYFLSNRNFSTQNDSIFLVKVPGTISQGGSVSVTLLKSPLSYGVPPNGRQEDTSATLATNDGRILGAYVMNNEIQFVSTSVDPNNGASGVFHAKITDYATSPNISYAQIFSIDTLDFGYPNISYVGNPWGLNQSIISFNYTGPSTPAGIGALVYDGLSYSNMLRAKEGESSISGQVPGKVQRWGDYTGTQVDYNNLGSVWIEGIYGRSDHEYGSWIVKLNSPALGVKETIKKATGQVYPNPVNTFVTYMFTLSNETEVTFAIYNINGQLVDNLVTKKCEEGKNVIQFNTASLPAGSYILRGSGSKGDVVMTQRFVKQ
- a CDS encoding ABC transporter permease, with protein sequence MTRLLFNLNLAYRAISSNRLRSAITIAIIALGITALIGILTAVEVMKEGVYTSFSQMGANSFQITGDIIKQKHSRGLHISVREGKNITYLEASAFKKRYDFPSDVSMSMSGTSTATVKYGSLKTNPNINTMGIDENYLKISDTELEAGRDFSQSELEFGSSVCILGNGVATKLFGTKYKGAVGKIISIGDMKYTVVGIAGSKGGSMIMNADNLVFLPLENARAVYGTDNERYVLNVMVADVSQKELATQEAEGLFRVIRKIPVGTENDFTIQQNDSLATMLIESISTISWAALFIGIITLLGSVIGLMNIMLVSVAERTREIGVNKALGARSSTIQQQFLTESILISLIGGATGIVLGILIGNIFSMIFHTSFIVPWGWVVMGFTLCTVVGIVSGIYPALKAARLDPIVALRYE